DNA from Algisphaera agarilytica:
TTCTCGCACGGATGCGGATGAAGATTTCGACGAGCCGAACATCGCCGACGGCGGCGAGGTCGAACTCACGTCCTGCATCTGGCGGATCGATCCGGCTAGCGACGAACCCCAAGTCGAGGTCCACGCGCAGGGCCTCCGCAACGCGTTCGGGTTTGATTGGGACGCCCAAGGCACCCTGTGGGCCAGCGAGAACGGGCCCAACAAGAACCCGCCCGGCGAATTGAACGTGATCGAAGCAGGCAAGCACTACGGCTTCCCGTACCGCTATTCGGATTGGGAAGAGAACCCGTATGAGCACGTCGCGGAGCCCCCGGCGGGCCTGAGTTTCGAGCCCCCGGTGATCAACCGTGGGCCAGCGGGGATGGGCGAGGGCTCGGAGTCACTCGCGACGTTTGATGCCCACTCGTCTCCAGCGGGTGTCGCATATCTGGGAGAGGCGTTCGGCGAGAAGTGGCGGGGCGCCTTGGCGGTGGCACGGTTCGGCAATATGATCCCCGGCGAGACCGTGGGCTACGACCTGCTGCTGGTCCGTCCGCTTCCTGCAGAACAGGCGGGAGGGCCGCGTGAGGTGCAGACCACGGTCTTGCTGGAAGGATTGGCCCGGCCGCTGGGCGTTTACGCGGCACCGACGGGGCGGTTGTATGTCCTGGAACACTCCCGCCAGGCGCCGGGGCGTCAGAGCTGGGCCGCAGCGGGCGCGGCGGGGCGGTTGTTGGAACTCCGGTTGCTGGACTGACGCACCCCGGCCAACCCCGCATAACGCCGGTCTGCGGTAAACTGTGGCGTACGGATGCCCTGGACGCTTTACAAATACATCTTGCGTGAATTGATCAAGCTGCTGGCATTGACCACGGTGGTGTTGGTCATCGTCATGAGTTTTGCGGCGGCGGTGCAGCCGATGAGCGACGGCAAGCTCTCGGCCAGCCTGCTGGTGAAGTTTGTGATGTTCATCGCCCCGACGGTGCTGGGCTTTGCTCTGCCGTTTGCCGGGGCGTTTGCCACCACACTGGTCTTCATCCGTATGGCCAGTGACAACGAGATCCTGGCGTGCTCGGCTTCAGGGATCAGCTACATGCGGGTCCTCGCTCCGGTGGTCGCGCTCGGCTTGGTACTCACCGGCGGCATGATGTATCTGTCGAACTACGTGGTGCCCAGCTTCCACCGCATGGCCGAGCGGACGCTGCAGAGCAACGTGATCAGCGCACTAGTGACCCAACTCAATCAGCAGCAGGCCTTCCAGTTCCCCGGGGAAGACATCGTCGTGTATGCCGACTCGGCGGTCGAGTTCGCCCCTTTGCCCACGCCCGACTCGGTCCTGCCCATGACCCAGCTCGTCCAGCTCAAGGGCATCGTGGTCGGAGAGACCGACGGAGACGGCCGCATCCTGCAGGACACCACCGCAAGCAACGCCGTGCTGCATATCTACGGCAGCAGCGAGACTGAGGATTCCTGGGGGGTGTTCGAACTCGAGGACGCCGTGCGCAACTCTCCGGCGACCGGCGTGATGATGTCGTCGGGCTTCTTCAAGATCGGGCCGGTGAAACTTGAGAGCCCGTTTGGCGACGACCCCGCCTTTCTCTCGGCCAAGGACCTGCGCAAGTACGAACGCGAGCCCGAACGTTCCAGCCAAATTCGGACGCGGATCCAGGGGCTGGCCTCGGCGATGGCGACCGAAAGCCTCCGCAAGGCGTTTGTCGTGGTCAAAGACCGCGCGGTGCTGCACGGCGCCCTCGACGGCGACCGTTACGTGCTCTCGGTCCCGAGCGTGGAAGAAGACGGCGAGATGCTTCGGCTCTCGTCGCAGATCGACCGACCGATCCGGGTGGAGTACTTCTCCAATGGCCTGATCGAGGGCACGCCTTCTCGAAGCTACGAGGCCGACTCGGCGTTGGTCCGCGTGAGGACCAACGCTTTGACGCTGGAGCCGTCGATCGACATCGTGCTCAACGATGTTCAGGTCAGTGCGGTCGGCGGCGGGCCGGCGATCGGCAACCCGACGGTGCGGTTCCGTCAGCTCACCTGGCCGGAGTTCCTGCCGGCCGACTTGAAAGAACGGCGGGCGGCGGAGCTGTTGGCCGAAGCGGGTGGTGAAGAATACGGCGCATCCAAATCGGTGGGCTACGCGGTGAACCTCTTGGAGAAGTCGCTCATCATCCTCCGCCGAAACATCGTGGGCCAGCGGCACGAACGAGCGGCCTCGGCGGTGTCGTGCTCGCTGCTCTTGCTGCTTGGCTCGGTCTTGAGTATCCGCCTCAACGGGCAGTCCCCGCTGGTGGTCTACTTCTGGAGCTTCCTGCTGGCGATCGTCACGCTGATCATCATCAACAGCGGGTTGAATCTTGCCGCAGGCAGCAAGGGGTCGCTGGTTGTGGGGATGTCAGTGGTGTGGTCGGGCAACGCGTTGCTGCTGGTGGTGTTGGTTTTGTCGTACCTGAAAATGTCCCGCAACTGATGAGCGATTGGATCATTCGGCGATCCGCCGAAGCATTGAAGATGTCATGAAAACCCTGGACCTCTACATCATCCGCCAGTTTTTAACGAACTTCATCATGTTGTTCGTGGTGGTGATGTTGTTATTCGTCGTCGTCGATTTCATTGTCGATGTGGACGAGTTCGTCAAAGCGGGTCAGGTCCACAAAGACTCGTGGTACGGCATCCCCGCGCTGGCGACGGTCGGGACCATCGTGGATTACTACGTCCCCGTGGTCTTGCTGGTCTACGTGTTCTTCAACGGCCTGATCGTGGTTGGCGCAATGGGGTTCACGATCGTCGGGCTTCAGCGTAAGCGCGAACTCACCGCCGTGATCGCCAGCGGGGTGAGCCTGTACCGCGTGGCGGCCCCCGTGCTGATCGCGGGGATGGTGCTCAGCGCGGTCACGCTCCCCGTGCAGGAATTTATTCTGCCGCCTTTGGCGCCGAAGTTGGTTCGGCCTAAATCGGCACTCAGTCAACCCAAGAAGGGGCTGGAGAGCAAAGAGGTGTTTTTCGCGCAGGCGGGCGGGGGTGACCTGCTCAGCGCGTCTCGTTTCGATGCCAATCGTGGTGAGCTTTCGGGGCTGCACATCATCATGCGGGACGAGACCGGCACGAAACACACGGAGATTAAAGCCGAGTCGGCGCTGTGGGACGACGCCCAGGCGGCTTGGGTATTCAATGAGGGGTTT
Protein-coding regions in this window:
- a CDS encoding LptF/LptG family permease produces the protein MKTLDLYIIRQFLTNFIMLFVVVMLLFVVVDFIVDVDEFVKAGQVHKDSWYGIPALATVGTIVDYYVPVVLLVYVFFNGLIVVGAMGFTIVGLQRKRELTAVIASGVSLYRVAAPVLIAGMVLSAVTLPVQEFILPPLAPKLVRPKSALSQPKKGLESKEVFFAQAGGGDLLSASRFDANRGELSGLHIIMRDETGTKHTEIKAESALWDDAQAAWVFNEGFAEKPLSQADAERATTRTKYPVESYATDLSPTVMLARRNALFASLLSIRTLEGLADNQAVSPAQRDKISQIISSRFSLMVLNVLLLVMALPFFLKRLPGDTLSSSLKAAGLCIGAWGGGLMMLQLSPGSLPVGGAALVAWLPVAMYLPVAAWLLQSVKT
- a CDS encoding LptF/LptG family permease, translating into MPWTLYKYILRELIKLLALTTVVLVIVMSFAAAVQPMSDGKLSASLLVKFVMFIAPTVLGFALPFAGAFATTLVFIRMASDNEILACSASGISYMRVLAPVVALGLVLTGGMMYLSNYVVPSFHRMAERTLQSNVISALVTQLNQQQAFQFPGEDIVVYADSAVEFAPLPTPDSVLPMTQLVQLKGIVVGETDGDGRILQDTTASNAVLHIYGSSETEDSWGVFELEDAVRNSPATGVMMSSGFFKIGPVKLESPFGDDPAFLSAKDLRKYEREPERSSQIRTRIQGLASAMATESLRKAFVVVKDRAVLHGALDGDRYVLSVPSVEEDGEMLRLSSQIDRPIRVEYFSNGLIEGTPSRSYEADSALVRVRTNALTLEPSIDIVLNDVQVSAVGGGPAIGNPTVRFRQLTWPEFLPADLKERRAAELLAEAGGEEYGASKSVGYAVNLLEKSLIILRRNIVGQRHERAASAVSCSLLLLLGSVLSIRLNGQSPLVVYFWSFLLAIVTLIIINSGLNLAAGSKGSLVVGMSVVWSGNALLLVVLVLSYLKMSRN